A region of the Dehalococcoidia bacterium genome:
ATAATTCGAGTTTGTTGCCGCATTCCTTGCAGATATATTCGTAAACAGGCATTTCTTTATCCTTTATTAGTATATGCATATATTGTAATATATCCGGCAAGAAAGGTCAAATGCCACTCTCAGGATATTCCCAAATCGAGACTGCCAATCGTGCCAGATCCTTCGTCCCGCCTCAGACGGGCGGACTCAGGATGAGAGGAGAGATTGCCGCGCTGCTCTATTGGATATGGAAATCTGATAGATTGTGAATGCAATCAGCGGGGCGTTTTAATCACTCCATGCGGGATGAAGTTCAGAGCTATCGAGTTCATGCAGTAGCGCAGGCCTGTCGGCGCCGGGCCGTCATCGAAAACGTGCCCCAGGTGGGCATCACATTTGCGGCACAGCACCGCCGTGCGCGCCATACCTCCGCTGGCATCAACTTCTGCCTTCACACTCTTTTCCGATACAGGCGCATAATAGCTGGGCCAGCCAGTGCCCGAATCATATTTAGTTTTGGAACTGAAAAGCTCATTGCCGCAGTTGGCGCAGGAGTATATCCCCTTTCCCTTGAAATCGTGATACTTGCCGCTGAAAGCCGGCTCGGTGCCGTTACGGCGCGTCACACGGTACACATCAGCGGGAAGAATACGCTTCCACTCGGCGTCGCTTTTTATCACTCTGTCTTCGCTCATGTTCTCCTCCGGTCAAAGGACGGCCTCGTCCACCCTGAATATAGAGGAAAAGACATGACATGCGCATAAAAAAAGACGCCTATTTATTAAAAAGTCATTAAATCATGTGCCGTGTGAAAGCAAAAAGCCCGCCTGTTTTTTCACAGGAAGGCCTCTTAGGGGCGGATTGAGTTCGGCTAGCCGCAACTTTTGCCGGAGCGGTTGCGGAAGAGGATGAAAATCGCAAGCGCCGTCGCCGTG
Encoded here:
- the msrB gene encoding peptide-methionine (R)-S-oxide reductase; translation: MSEDRVIKSDAEWKRILPADVYRVTRRNGTEPAFSGKYHDFKGKGIYSCANCGNELFSSKTKYDSGTGWPSYYAPVSEKSVKAEVDASGGMARTAVLCRKCDAHLGHVFDDGPAPTGLRYCMNSIALNFIPHGVIKTPR